CCATTGTCGTGCATTGCCTCGAAGCTGACGATGAACATCGCCCGTGCGAACATCGGGTCGTCGTTGATCAGGCGACAGAGCCCGTTGACCGGTGTGAGCGCTCTGTCGAAGCCGCTGGACTGCTCGCCTGCGTCAACGGTGACCCGGCTCTCATAGTCATCGAGCAGGGCTTCGAGCAGGGCATCCTTGCCGCCGAACCGTTCAGCGACCATCGCGCGGCTGTAACCCGCACGCAGTCCGATGTCCTTGGCGGTCGTTTTTACATAGCCCTTCTCGTTGATCAGCTCGACGGCCGCCGCGGCGAGACGTCGCGCCGATTCGTCCGCCCGGTCACGCTGTGTCCGCCGCTGCACAGGACCGGTCATCGGAGGTTTTCTCGTGCCTCGCAGTTGCGGCTGTCCCGTTCGCCCGCTCGTCGATCCACCCTCATGGCGCGATGGTCCCCTCTCGAGAGTTCTCACTTCACGCTGATCTGGCGCGGATCATACGCGCCCGAGGATTGGTCAAATATTGCTTGCTTGTGTACAGGCAAGTAATATCGACGCCGTGGAGCTCCGCCAACTCGAAGCGTTCGTCGCAGTAGCCTCCGAGTTGCACTTCGGGCGTGCCGCAGAGAAGCTCCACATGGGCCAGCCCACCCTGAGTGACCTGGTGCGTCGACTAGAGCGCGAGATGGGCACGCCCCTGCTCACGCGTACCACCCGACGGGTCGCGCTGACGAGCGCCGGGGCAGAATTCCAGCAGCGCGCAAACACCATCTTGGCTGAGGTCGCCGCTGCCGCCGCCGTCGTGAAGCAGTGGGCAGACGGCGATGTCGGCACCGTTCGCCTGGGCATAACACCCCCGGTGGCACCCGCCCTGCCCGGGCACCTGGCCGCCGTGATGCGCCACGAAGCACCCGGGGTCGATCTTGTCATGCGGCGAATGTGGTTGAACGACTTGTGCTCTGCGCTCCTCGACGGTCAGGTGGACGTCGCGATGACCTGCGGCCCGGTACCGGCCCAACTGGGTGTGGTCAGCGAAGTGTTATGCGGGGAACCGCTGTTCGTGGGCTTGAGAGCGGGTCACCGACTCGCCGCGAAGGACGAGGTGGACCTCCTCGACCTCGCCGACGCGACGCTCGGCATGCACAGTGACGCGTTGTTCCCGACGTGGGTTCTCGCGCAGAAACGCGTGCTGCGTCTCGCGGGTGTGCGCCCACCCGTTGCCGAACTTGCCGACACCGACTTTTCGGCATTGAAGTGGTTGACCCAGTCGAATGTGGACTGGATCCTGACGACGACATCCGCGGCTACACCCGGCATCTCAGCGGCTATCCGGCCGGTGACGCCCCAGCACACCGCGGAGACGATGCTGCATTGGCTACCCAGCCGTGAACCGGATGTGGCAGTGCGACGGTTCGTGCGGATGGCGCTGTCGGCAAACATGCCGCCTGGCTTTGTTCGTCGGAAGGGTACGCCGAGGTGTTTGAAGGCTTCCTAAAAGTAGACATCTGAGGCGCGGTAATCCGTGGCAGAGAGCGAGGTACTGTCTGACGCATGCGTCGGCCATACCATCACG
This genomic window from Mycolicibacterium goodii contains:
- a CDS encoding LysR family transcriptional regulator, which gives rise to MELRQLEAFVAVASELHFGRAAEKLHMGQPTLSDLVRRLEREMGTPLLTRTTRRVALTSAGAEFQQRANTILAEVAAAAAVVKQWADGDVGTVRLGITPPVAPALPGHLAAVMRHEAPGVDLVMRRMWLNDLCSALLDGQVDVAMTCGPVPAQLGVVSEVLCGEPLFVGLRAGHRLAAKDEVDLLDLADATLGMHSDALFPTWVLAQKRVLRLAGVRPPVAELADTDFSALKWLTQSNVDWILTTTSAATPGISAAIRPVTPQHTAETMLHWLPSREPDVAVRRFVRMALSANMPPGFVRRKGTPRCLKAS
- a CDS encoding TetR/AcrR family transcriptional regulator; its protein translation is MTGPVQRRTQRDRADESARRLAAAAVELINEKGYVKTTAKDIGLRAGYSRAMVAERFGGKDALLEALLDDYESRVTVDAGEQSSGFDRALTPVNGLCRLINDDPMFARAMFIVSFEAMHDNGELRDRIRQWLNRLRAVIRDGIEIGLSDGSVTGSVDPDGLSREALTAGIGYAYWSIMMPEQIDLPSTVLRWRDWVQEVLRPFS